Proteins encoded by one window of Acetivibrio thermocellus ATCC 27405:
- a CDS encoding competence/damage-inducible protein A — protein MNAEILAVGTELLMGQIANTNAQYISKRLNDIGVNVYYHSVVGDNSVRLKKCLLAALERCDLVIMTGGLGPTQDDLTKETVAEVLGKKLVLHEESLERIKTFFTRINRKMTDNNVKQAYLPEGCTVVENNSGTAPGCIIEDKGKIVVMLPGPPPEMMPMLDDTVIPYLAEKSGYRIVSKYLRVFGIGESQLEEMIMDLVDKQDRVTIATYAKDGQVTVRLTTKARTEEEGFREILPLQNEIASRLKEALYSTEDEELEYVAAKMLIDNNITIATAESCTGGLISARLTDVPGISKVFNRGIVSYSNEAKMENLGVKPETLEKYGAVSSRTAMEMAEGVRKIASTDIGLAVTGIAGPDGGTDEKPVGLVYVALAHSLGTEVRELRLAGNRNRIRNLTVLNAFDMVRRYVMKLKG, from the coding sequence ATGAATGCGGAGATATTAGCGGTTGGAACCGAGCTTTTAATGGGGCAGATAGCAAATACCAATGCCCAGTATATATCCAAAAGGCTCAATGACATTGGTGTGAATGTGTATTATCACAGTGTGGTGGGGGACAATTCCGTTCGGCTGAAAAAATGTCTTCTTGCAGCTTTGGAAAGGTGCGACCTTGTTATTATGACCGGAGGACTCGGCCCCACGCAGGATGACCTTACAAAGGAGACTGTTGCGGAAGTTTTGGGGAAAAAGCTTGTTTTACACGAAGAAAGCCTTGAGAGGATTAAAACTTTTTTTACCAGGATAAACCGAAAAATGACGGACAATAATGTCAAGCAGGCATATCTTCCGGAAGGGTGCACAGTGGTTGAGAATAACAGCGGCACAGCCCCGGGCTGCATTATTGAAGATAAGGGAAAGATTGTGGTAATGCTTCCCGGTCCTCCGCCGGAGATGATGCCGATGCTTGATGATACCGTTATTCCTTACCTTGCGGAAAAATCAGGATACAGGATAGTGTCAAAATATCTGAGGGTTTTTGGAATAGGGGAATCACAGCTTGAAGAGATGATTATGGATTTAGTTGACAAACAGGACAGGGTCACCATAGCAACTTATGCAAAAGACGGGCAGGTGACCGTAAGACTTACCACAAAAGCCAGGACAGAGGAAGAAGGCTTTCGTGAAATACTTCCTTTGCAAAATGAGATAGCTTCAAGACTCAAAGAGGCATTATACAGTACGGAAGATGAAGAGCTGGAATATGTGGCGGCAAAGATGCTTATTGACAACAACATTACAATAGCAACTGCCGAATCTTGTACCGGTGGGCTGATTTCAGCAAGGCTTACCGATGTGCCCGGAATATCAAAGGTTTTTAACAGAGGTATTGTATCTTACAGCAATGAAGCCAAGATGGAAAACCTCGGGGTTAAGCCTGAGACTTTGGAAAAGTACGGTGCCGTAAGCAGCCGGACTGCAATGGAGATGGCTGAAGGTGTAAGGAAAATCGCCTCAACTGATATAGGGCTGGCGGTTACAGGTATTGCAGGTCCTGACGGAGGCACTGATGAAAAACCGGTGGGATTGGTTTATGTTGCCCTGGCCCATAGCCTGGGGACGGAGGTAAGGGAACTTAGGCTTGCCGGGAACAGAAACAGAATAAGAAACCTTACAGTGCTTAATGCTTTTGACATGGTAAGAAGATATGTAATGAAGCTGAAAGGGTAA
- the holA gene encoding DNA polymerase III subunit delta codes for MSIDKLKLEVKNKSLGKLYLFYGEEEYLKKFYLGKIEEIILSRDQTGLNKIVIEGKAEASKIIEACETMPFFAEKKLVVVKKSELFNSKKSGSSNNKNDELITYLQNIPEHTCLVFYEENIDNRLKITSAVKKYGMVVEFPFQKPAELVKWAIKVFKSYGKAIDENTASYLIDTCEEGMTEILNEINKVVLYLGESQKVTVDSIKKVCTKSIKSRIFDLIDAIAERKLDLALKLLNDMIILKEPMPKILFMIAKQLKQLLELKLLCSKGMDAKEACSKMGINPYAAKKMVRQTDCFSLEKLKEAIRQALELDLSIKTGQINDRTAVEILICSLAAE; via the coding sequence ATGAGTATAGATAAATTGAAACTGGAAGTAAAAAACAAAAGTCTGGGAAAACTCTATCTTTTTTACGGCGAAGAAGAATATCTGAAAAAATTTTACCTGGGCAAAATAGAAGAAATTATTTTAAGCAGGGATCAAACCGGGCTGAACAAGATAGTGATAGAGGGAAAGGCGGAAGCTTCAAAGATTATTGAAGCATGTGAGACAATGCCGTTTTTCGCGGAAAAAAAACTGGTTGTTGTTAAAAAGTCGGAATTGTTTAACTCAAAAAAGTCAGGCTCCTCAAATAATAAAAATGATGAATTAATCACGTATTTACAAAATATTCCTGAACATACCTGCCTTGTTTTTTATGAGGAAAATATTGATAACAGACTTAAAATAACAAGTGCCGTGAAAAAATACGGTATGGTGGTGGAATTTCCTTTTCAAAAGCCGGCCGAACTTGTTAAATGGGCCATTAAAGTTTTCAAATCCTACGGCAAGGCAATTGATGAAAATACGGCATCATACCTTATAGATACATGTGAGGAAGGAATGACTGAAATATTAAATGAAATAAACAAAGTTGTTCTTTATTTGGGCGAAAGCCAGAAAGTTACCGTAGATAGTATAAAAAAGGTTTGCACAAAGTCAATAAAAAGCAGAATATTTGATTTAATTGACGCCATAGCCGAAAGAAAACTTGATTTGGCTTTAAAGCTCTTAAATGACATGATTATTTTAAAGGAACCCATGCCAAAGATTTTGTTTATGATAGCAAAACAATTAAAACAGTTGTTGGAATTAAAGCTTTTGTGCAGCAAGGGCATGGATGCAAAAGAAGCATGTTCAAAGATGGGGATAAATCCTTATGCCGCGAAAAAAATGGTACGGCAGACCGACTGTTTTTCTTTGGAGAAACTGAAGGAAGCAATACGACAAGCTCTTGAGCTGGATCTTTCGATAAAGACGGGGCAGATAAACGACAGAACGGCCGTGGAAATATTAATCTGCAGTTTGGCGGCTGAATAA
- the murJ gene encoding murein biosynthesis integral membrane protein MurJ, with protein MGKNKKLTGAALIVMSSIIVSRITGFVREMLVPNLIGVNEEGDAYTVAFKITGLMYDMLVGGAVSAALIPVLSGYIARDDEETGWKVVGTFINTVIVAMVAVCFLGIIFAPQVVSLIGAGFETDAQKQLTVDLIRILFPSVAFLMMAGLCNGVLNSYNRFAAAAYGPSLYNIGSALSIIVFSVSRWGVRGVAFGVMLSSLVYFLFQLSFAVKNLKLYRFKFYLKHEGSKKLFKLAIPSLISSAIVQINAVISSTFATLFGVGGATALNIGDRTWQLPYGVFAQGMGIAMLPSLSSNIAKGEVDEYKNTLIKGIKTVLFFTIPSGVGFIVLKEPVIRTIFKFTSRFDEGAVSVAANVLMFFSIALLSQSIVTVTNRAFYAINDTLTPLLVGGSTIIINILLSIVFYKMTNLGVAGMALAYSLASAVNAFLLLSILNRKMKGIYIDRLLRFLFKVVPSAMIMGMVLFITNAFFVPDTSAKVVQLLNLIFQIALGVLVYFAAVLVLKVEEALYFKDMALSRLKKIVKK; from the coding sequence TTGGGGAAGAATAAAAAACTTACCGGCGCTGCTCTTATTGTGATGTCATCCATCATAGTCAGCAGAATCACCGGATTTGTAAGAGAAATGCTTGTGCCGAACCTTATAGGAGTTAATGAAGAAGGGGATGCTTATACCGTTGCTTTCAAAATTACAGGTCTGATGTATGACATGCTGGTAGGAGGTGCGGTGTCTGCGGCCCTTATTCCCGTTCTGTCGGGTTATATTGCCCGGGATGATGAAGAAACGGGATGGAAAGTGGTAGGTACTTTTATAAACACTGTTATTGTTGCCATGGTTGCAGTGTGCTTTTTAGGAATAATTTTTGCACCCCAGGTGGTTTCGCTGATTGGCGCAGGATTTGAAACAGATGCCCAAAAACAGCTTACTGTTGATCTTATAAGGATACTTTTTCCTTCTGTTGCTTTTCTTATGATGGCGGGACTTTGCAATGGGGTTTTGAACTCCTACAACCGTTTTGCGGCAGCGGCATACGGACCGTCTCTTTACAATATTGGAAGCGCTCTGAGCATAATTGTATTCAGCGTCAGCAGATGGGGAGTCAGAGGCGTTGCTTTTGGAGTAATGCTAAGCTCGCTGGTTTATTTTTTGTTCCAGCTGTCCTTTGCCGTTAAAAATCTTAAGCTTTACAGATTTAAATTCTATTTGAAGCATGAGGGGTCAAAAAAGCTCTTTAAGCTTGCCATACCTTCTTTGATATCTTCGGCGATTGTTCAGATAAATGCAGTTATCAGCAGCACCTTTGCAACACTCTTTGGTGTTGGCGGGGCAACGGCACTGAATATCGGGGACAGAACATGGCAGCTTCCATACGGTGTTTTTGCCCAGGGCATGGGTATTGCCATGCTGCCCTCACTGTCTTCAAACATTGCAAAGGGAGAGGTGGATGAGTATAAAAACACTCTTATTAAAGGTATAAAGACCGTGCTGTTTTTTACCATACCGTCCGGTGTTGGCTTTATTGTATTAAAAGAGCCGGTAATCAGGACTATTTTCAAATTTACAAGCCGGTTTGACGAAGGGGCTGTAAGTGTTGCGGCAAATGTTCTGATGTTTTTTTCCATTGCGCTTTTGAGCCAGTCCATTGTCACTGTGACAAACAGGGCTTTTTATGCGATTAATGACACACTCACTCCTCTTTTGGTTGGAGGAAGCACTATAATAATTAACATACTTTTAAGTATTGTGTTTTATAAAATGACAAATCTTGGGGTTGCAGGAATGGCTCTTGCTTATTCCCTTGCCAGTGCGGTAAATGCTTTTCTGCTTTTGAGTATTTTAAACAGAAAAATGAAAGGTATTTATATTGACAGGCTTCTTAGATTTCTTTTTAAGGTTGTGCCTTCGGCAATGATAATGGGAATGGTTCTTTTTATAACGAATGCTTTTTTTGTACCGGATACTTCAGCCAAGGTTGTGCAGCTTTTAAACCTCATTTTTCAGATAGCCCTGGGTGTGTTGGTGTATTTTGCTGCCGTGTTGGTGCTTAAAGTGGAGGAGGCATTGTATTTTAAAGATATGGCTTTATCAAGGCTTAAAAAAATAGTAAAAAAATGA
- the recA gene encoding recombinase RecA gives MIEKKKALEMVLGQIEKQFGKGAVMKLGENTHMNIETIPTGALGLDIALGVGGVPRGRIVEIFGPESSGKTTVALHIIAEAQKAGGEAAFIDAEHALDPVYAKNLGVDIENLIVSQPDTGEQALEIAEALVRSGAIDVIVIDSVAALVPKAEIDGEMGDSHVGLQARLMSQALRKLAGVINKSRTTAIFINQLREKVGVMFGNPETTPGGRALKFYASVRLDVRRLESIKQGNEVIGSRTKVKVVKNKVAPPFKEAEFDIIYGQGISKEGNILDVAVNLDIVNKSGAWFSYNGQKIGQGRENAKQFLKENPEIAKEIETKIRENYNQTFLMSINAQVDTDDEVDLEDEE, from the coding sequence ATGATTGAGAAGAAAAAAGCTCTGGAGATGGTTTTGGGACAAATCGAGAAGCAGTTTGGCAAAGGGGCGGTTATGAAGCTGGGTGAAAACACCCACATGAATATAGAGACCATTCCCACCGGTGCTTTAGGGCTTGATATAGCTTTGGGAGTCGGAGGAGTGCCGAGAGGAAGAATAGTTGAAATATTTGGGCCTGAATCATCGGGTAAGACGACGGTCGCTCTGCATATTATCGCCGAGGCGCAAAAAGCAGGCGGCGAGGCGGCTTTCATAGATGCGGAGCATGCTTTGGACCCTGTGTATGCCAAGAACCTGGGAGTTGATATAGAAAATCTTATTGTTTCCCAGCCGGATACCGGAGAACAGGCTTTGGAAATTGCAGAGGCACTTGTAAGAAGCGGAGCGATTGACGTTATTGTAATTGACTCGGTTGCGGCTTTGGTTCCCAAAGCGGAAATAGACGGTGAAATGGGAGATTCCCATGTAGGTCTTCAGGCAAGGCTTATGTCCCAGGCATTAAGGAAACTTGCCGGTGTTATCAACAAATCCAGGACGACGGCAATATTTATTAACCAACTCAGAGAAAAGGTAGGAGTTATGTTTGGCAATCCTGAAACCACGCCGGGCGGACGGGCTTTGAAATTCTATGCTTCGGTAAGACTCGATGTAAGAAGGCTTGAGTCCATCAAACAGGGAAATGAGGTAATAGGAAGCAGGACAAAGGTCAAAGTTGTTAAGAACAAAGTTGCTCCTCCTTTTAAAGAAGCAGAGTTTGATATTATTTACGGCCAGGGTATTTCAAAGGAAGGCAATATTCTCGATGTTGCGGTAAATCTCGATATTGTAAACAAAAGCGGCGCGTGGTTCTCCTACAACGGTCAGAAGATTGGCCAGGGAAGGGAGAATGCAAAGCAATTCCTGAAGGAAAATCCTGAAATAGCGAAGGAAATTGAGACAAAGATTAGAGAAAACTATAACCAGACATTTCTAATGAGTATTAATGCCCAGGTTGATACTGATGATGAAGTGGATTTGGAAGATGAAGAATAA
- a CDS encoding rhomboid family intramembrane serine protease, giving the protein MIIKALSRLLIERGNYFPVIDENGNVVIDDNRAMLHRYGPEGYVVAEIVSGDLLTPEQIKTGLEMVRSRQEQIKERFNTYYFKVFVFSSDLPEDKLEILASENYNEGINGNYLCCISVNVEKKEFAKYYEYPRISYGIHNQIQYFFSNDFDSDYGNVDFKELAKKNEKGYKIEIKDKKPWVTYVLIAVNILVWLLIEIYARSKGVDSSSLLVDFGAKENTHIMMGEYWRFVTPMFLHNGITHLVVNSYSLYVLGTTVEMIMGKGRFLFIYLMAGLMGSIVSFIFSIAPSVGASGAIFGLLGALIYYGTEHRELFKKGFGRGILTTLLINIVYGLSVPRIDNFGHFGGLLGGFLASGVVGLPSFRRSLKKKTVFMVAAAVILSTSLYYGFTNTQNQSLKKLELMSGFLNERNWVESEKLGEEIIKMHPKNEAILFNALWNLAMSEAKQGKYDEAVEHAQMLTEVDPANGHFLLGIIYNDAGNVEMSKKELEEAVKIDPRLRNKVESILNTIK; this is encoded by the coding sequence TTGATTATAAAGGCACTGAGCAGATTACTGATTGAGAGGGGAAATTATTTTCCTGTCATCGACGAAAACGGAAACGTTGTGATAGATGACAACCGGGCAATGCTTCACAGGTACGGTCCTGAAGGTTACGTTGTTGCAGAAATTGTAAGCGGTGATTTGTTGACACCGGAACAAATAAAAACAGGACTTGAAATGGTAAGGTCAAGGCAGGAGCAGATAAAAGAAAGATTCAATACCTACTACTTCAAAGTTTTTGTCTTTTCATCGGATTTGCCTGAGGATAAACTGGAGATTTTAGCGTCGGAAAATTATAACGAAGGAATTAACGGAAATTACCTGTGCTGCATAAGTGTAAATGTTGAAAAAAAAGAGTTTGCCAAGTATTATGAATATCCCAGAATATCCTACGGTATTCATAATCAAATTCAATATTTTTTCAGCAATGATTTTGACAGTGACTACGGCAATGTTGATTTTAAAGAATTGGCGAAGAAAAATGAAAAGGGATACAAAATTGAGATAAAAGACAAAAAACCCTGGGTAACCTATGTTCTCATAGCTGTCAACATTCTGGTCTGGCTTTTGATAGAAATCTATGCGCGGTCCAAGGGTGTTGATTCGTCAAGTCTGTTGGTGGATTTTGGAGCAAAGGAAAATACTCATATAATGATGGGAGAATATTGGAGGTTTGTGACTCCCATGTTTTTGCACAACGGAATTACTCATCTTGTTGTAAATTCCTATTCCCTTTATGTCCTCGGAACTACTGTTGAAATGATAATGGGAAAAGGCAGGTTTTTGTTTATATATCTCATGGCCGGCCTTATGGGCAGTATAGTAAGCTTCATTTTTTCAATAGCGCCGTCAGTAGGGGCGTCAGGAGCAATATTTGGCTTGCTGGGTGCTCTTATTTATTATGGGACGGAGCACCGGGAACTGTTTAAGAAAGGTTTTGGCAGAGGCATATTAACGACTCTTCTGATCAATATCGTATATGGTTTGTCAGTTCCCAGAATTGATAATTTCGGACATTTTGGAGGCCTGTTGGGTGGCTTTTTGGCTTCGGGGGTTGTCGGACTGCCTTCTTTCCGCAGGTCTTTGAAGAAAAAAACGGTATTTATGGTTGCAGCGGCTGTGATTTTGTCAACGTCGCTTTATTACGGATTTACCAATACTCAGAACCAATCCTTAAAGAAGTTGGAATTAATGAGCGGTTTTCTCAATGAACGAAACTGGGTTGAGAGCGAAAAGCTGGGTGAGGAAATAATTAAAATGCACCCAAAGAATGAAGCCATATTATTCAATGCTTTGTGGAATTTAGCTATGTCTGAAGCCAAGCAGGGAAAATATGACGAAGCGGTAGAACATGCACAAATGCTGACAGAGGTCGACCCTGCAAACGGGCATTTTCTTCTCGGAATTATATATAATGATGCAGGAAATGTTGAAATGTCAAAAAAAGAGTTGGAGGAAGCCGTAAAAATTGATCCTCGTTTGAGGAATAAGGTTGAAAGTATTTTGAATACAATTAAATAG
- a CDS encoding ABC transporter substrate-binding protein, translated as MKNTAVKLLLVFPVLLAYIFFTGCSKKPAKAEENTQIQISSTPQQDFDLGGYTVRIAQWWDASPNDRSSIARHKAAEEKYNCKIEYITITWDQIVSKFTSSVLSGEPIADIVLFEMTRALPVLAESDLIIPVDDYFDFNDRKWPPIIRQIGRYKGKQYGFTNYCWTVTGIFYNKVLFDRLGLPDPYMLQENGDWTWEKFAEIAQMATRDEDGDGENDLWGLAIQGHNLYSPLILSNNANIINFDENGRAIYALDDPNAIEALQFFEDLHNKYKVVAPVEDPTDWYEAPRKFSEGNIAMFFGHGWDGQELKNTMKDDFGFVFFPKGPKASDYIVPVQQECKIYVMPKYAKHPREVAKVFEEISPFYNDNVGFESWINTFLDTDGEKNTARMMLEKGKVSLHQAYPTFDNLLFNKIAREIIIDNISVEDFVKKFKDEAQKAIDSEYER; from the coding sequence ATGAAAAACACCGCAGTGAAGTTGTTGCTGGTTTTTCCGGTTTTGCTCGCTTACATATTTTTTACCGGATGTTCTAAAAAGCCTGCGAAGGCAGAGGAAAATACACAAATTCAGATAAGCAGCACACCTCAGCAAGATTTTGACCTGGGCGGTTACACCGTTAGAATTGCTCAATGGTGGGACGCCAGTCCAAACGATAGAAGCTCAATAGCCCGTCACAAGGCAGCGGAAGAAAAATATAATTGCAAAATTGAATATATAACCATTACATGGGATCAAATTGTAAGCAAATTTACCTCATCAGTATTATCAGGAGAACCTATAGCCGATATTGTTTTGTTTGAAATGACCAGGGCGCTTCCCGTGCTTGCTGAATCAGACCTTATAATTCCGGTGGACGACTACTTTGACTTTAATGATCGGAAATGGCCCCCTATAATTAGGCAAATAGGAAGATATAAAGGAAAACAATACGGATTTACGAACTATTGCTGGACTGTAACGGGGATTTTTTACAACAAAGTGTTGTTTGACAGATTGGGATTGCCTGACCCGTATATGCTTCAGGAGAACGGAGATTGGACTTGGGAAAAATTTGCTGAGATAGCTCAAATGGCAACCAGAGATGAAGACGGCGACGGAGAGAATGACCTGTGGGGATTGGCAATACAAGGTCATAATCTTTATTCTCCTCTTATTTTATCAAACAATGCCAATATCATAAATTTTGATGAAAACGGCAGAGCTATCTATGCTCTTGATGACCCAAATGCCATTGAAGCTCTTCAGTTTTTTGAGGATTTGCACAATAAATATAAAGTTGTGGCGCCTGTTGAAGATCCAACTGACTGGTATGAGGCTCCTCGAAAATTTTCAGAAGGCAATATTGCCATGTTTTTTGGACATGGCTGGGACGGACAGGAACTCAAAAATACGATGAAAGATGATTTTGGTTTTGTATTTTTTCCAAAAGGACCTAAAGCTTCCGATTACATAGTTCCTGTTCAGCAGGAGTGCAAAATTTATGTAATGCCCAAATATGCAAAGCACCCAAGAGAAGTGGCTAAAGTTTTTGAAGAAATATCTCCCTTCTATAATGACAATGTAGGATTCGAAAGCTGGATTAATACATTTCTGGACACAGATGGAGAGAAGAATACGGCGAGAATGATGCTTGAAAAAGGGAAGGTATCGTTGCATCAAGCGTATCCTACCTTTGATAATCTTCTTTTCAATAAAATAGCAAGAGAAATTATAATAGACAACATTTCGGTTGAAGATTTTGTAAAAAAATTCAAAGATGAGGCCCAAAAGGCTATTGATTCTGAATATGAAAGATAA
- a CDS encoding regulatory protein RecX produces MMITSVEKDTKNRGMLSVFIDEKYAFSIPEEDYFRLCLYDKKELSSDEIEEIKKGVSQRTAKYKAVKYLSYRYMTEAELSQKLRKDGYDEDVILNVVTELKSMGYINDLIYAQKYVYDRIKLKPKAKKMLKRELNQKGVSDEIADQVLSELDFDEDVVIERLIRKKFGKYDMKDPKIQKRIYSFLLHRGFDFENIKRVLRTITHLD; encoded by the coding sequence ATGATGATTACTTCAGTGGAAAAGGATACGAAAAACCGCGGAATGCTTTCTGTTTTTATAGACGAAAAATATGCTTTTTCAATACCGGAAGAAGATTATTTCAGATTATGTCTTTATGACAAAAAAGAGTTGTCAAGTGATGAAATTGAAGAAATAAAAAAAGGAGTAAGTCAAAGGACTGCAAAATACAAGGCGGTCAAATACCTGTCTTACAGGTACATGACTGAAGCCGAGCTTTCGCAGAAGCTTCGAAAAGACGGGTATGATGAGGATGTAATTTTAAATGTTGTGACTGAATTAAAATCCATGGGATATATAAATGATTTGATATATGCTCAGAAGTATGTCTATGACAGAATAAAATTAAAACCCAAAGCAAAAAAAATGTTAAAGAGGGAACTTAATCAAAAAGGCGTGTCTGATGAAATTGCAGACCAGGTTTTAAGTGAACTGGATTTTGACGAGGACGTTGTGATAGAACGGTTGATAAGAAAAAAATTTGGCAAATATGACATGAAAGATCCTAAAATTCAAAAAAGAATATATTCTTTTTTACTGCACAGAGGGTTTGATTTTGAAAATATAAAAAGAGTTTTGCGTACGATAACGCATTTGGATTAA
- the murD gene encoding UDP-N-acetylmuramoyl-L-alanine--D-glutamate ligase, translating into MNTKLNDFKKKIKNKKVAVLGIGISHTPLISYLYRLGADITAFDKADEVKLKSTLEQFKGMDIKYSLGEGYLDNLKGFDILFRTPGMRYDIPEILAAKEEGTEVTSEMEVFFELCPAEIFAVTGSDGKTTTTTLIYNMLKEQGYKCWLGGNIGIPLLSKIEEIKDTDKVVLELSSFQLHTMTKSPNVAVVTNVSPNHLDVHKSMEEYVSAKKNIFRYQSAEDRLVLNFDNDITREFAGEAKGDVVYFSRKTVLEKGAMLKDDMLVFRDGETETEIAKASDIVIPGVHNVENFLAATAAVIDCVDRDVIRKVATTFTGVEHRIELVREINGVKFYNDSIASSPTRTIAGLNSFKDKVILIAGGYDKKIPYDALGPVIAEKVKCLVLIGQTAPKIEKVLRDETERSGKGSDIPIKKCTSLEEAVKVAYRFASVGDVVILSPASASFDMFKNFEERGNRFKEIVNSIEA; encoded by the coding sequence TTGAATACCAAATTAAATGACTTTAAAAAGAAAATTAAAAATAAAAAAGTTGCCGTACTGGGTATTGGAATCAGCCATACTCCGTTAATTTCATATTTGTACCGGCTTGGGGCGGACATAACGGCTTTCGACAAAGCGGATGAGGTTAAGCTTAAGTCCACATTGGAACAGTTTAAAGGAATGGATATTAAATATAGCCTGGGCGAAGGTTATCTTGACAATCTGAAAGGCTTTGACATATTGTTCAGGACTCCTGGTATGAGGTATGATATACCTGAGATTCTTGCCGCAAAGGAGGAAGGAACTGAGGTAACTTCAGAAATGGAAGTATTTTTTGAACTTTGCCCGGCCGAAATTTTTGCCGTGACAGGCAGCGACGGTAAGACCACAACCACCACGCTTATATACAACATGCTGAAAGAGCAGGGATATAAGTGCTGGCTTGGTGGAAATATAGGCATACCTTTGCTCAGCAAAATTGAAGAGATAAAGGATACGGACAAAGTTGTCCTGGAGCTTAGCAGTTTTCAGCTGCACACCATGACTAAAAGCCCGAATGTTGCGGTTGTGACAAATGTTTCGCCCAACCACCTGGATGTACATAAATCCATGGAGGAGTATGTATCTGCCAAAAAGAATATTTTTAGATACCAGTCGGCGGAGGATAGGCTGGTACTTAATTTTGACAATGACATTACCCGGGAATTTGCCGGTGAGGCAAAAGGAGATGTAGTTTATTTCAGCAGAAAAACCGTACTTGAAAAGGGTGCTATGCTAAAAGACGATATGCTGGTTTTCAGAGACGGAGAAACTGAAACTGAAATTGCTAAAGCAAGTGACATCGTAATTCCGGGAGTCCATAACGTTGAAAACTTTCTTGCGGCCACCGCCGCGGTAATAGACTGTGTCGACAGGGATGTCATAAGAAAAGTTGCAACCACCTTTACCGGGGTTGAACACAGGATTGAACTTGTAAGGGAGATCAACGGTGTAAAATTTTACAATGATTCCATAGCAAGTAGCCCCACCAGAACGATTGCAGGATTGAATTCATTTAAAGATAAAGTAATTCTGATTGCCGGAGGCTATGATAAAAAAATACCTTATGATGCTTTAGGACCGGTAATTGCGGAAAAGGTAAAGTGCCTTGTGTTAATTGGACAGACGGCTCCGAAAATTGAAAAGGTATTAAGGGATGAGACGGAAAGGTCGGGAAAAGGCTCCGATATTCCGATAAAAAAATGTACCTCTCTTGAGGAAGCCGTTAAGGTGGCTTACCGTTTTGCTTCCGTCGGGGACGTAGTAATTTTGTCTCCTGCAAGCGCCAGCTTTGATATGTTTAAGAATTTTGAAGAGAGGGGCAATAGATTTAAAGAAATTGTCAACTCAATTGAAGCCTGA